One Acutalibacter muris DNA window includes the following coding sequences:
- a CDS encoding CDP-glycerol glycerophosphotransferase family protein: MNSLINRIWRNIICPALSLLPKDQRKAVCESYAGRGFSDSPRAIAEELLNRGWKVYWLVKGPKEAESLPGGIKPLTIGSTAAIYHMCTAAVWVDNCRKWGRLYKRTSQRYVQTWHGFPLKRIEGDAESALDAEYVRAARKDSLMCDLFLSNSAFLTQIYRRAFWYGGEVLECGFPRNDMLFGPPGPSLEKVRRELRLPEGKNLALYAPTFRRDLGLSVYDMDYKRVCGALSRRFGGDWLILAKLHPNVADKAGELSLDPRYVVNASAYPDIQELYLACDALITDYSSVMFDYMNTGRPCFLYVNDLAAYKDDRNFYFDLDTLPFARAEDNDGLEEIILGFDGGAQRERTERFSRELGIKEDGTAAKQVADWLEG; this comes from the coding sequence ATGAACAGCCTTATAAACCGTATCTGGCGGAATATAATATGCCCGGCCCTCTCCCTTCTGCCCAAGGATCAGAGAAAGGCGGTCTGTGAAAGCTACGCCGGCCGGGGGTTCTCCGACAGCCCCAGGGCCATCGCGGAGGAACTGTTAAATCGTGGTTGGAAAGTGTACTGGCTGGTAAAGGGGCCAAAGGAGGCCGAAAGCCTCCCAGGGGGGATAAAGCCGCTCACCATAGGCAGCACGGCGGCAATATACCATATGTGCACCGCCGCGGTATGGGTGGACAACTGCCGCAAATGGGGCCGGCTCTATAAGCGTACCTCTCAGCGCTATGTTCAAACCTGGCACGGCTTTCCCTTAAAACGCATCGAGGGGGACGCGGAGTCCGCCCTTGATGCGGAATACGTGCGGGCCGCCAGGAAAGACTCTCTGATGTGCGACCTGTTTCTCTCCAACAGCGCCTTTCTGACACAGATATACCGCCGGGCCTTCTGGTATGGCGGGGAGGTATTGGAATGCGGCTTTCCACGCAACGATATGCTGTTCGGGCCCCCGGGCCCCTCTCTGGAGAAGGTGCGCCGGGAGCTAAGGCTGCCCGAAGGAAAGAACCTGGCCCTGTACGCGCCCACCTTCCGCCGGGATCTGGGGCTCTCGGTATACGACATGGACTATAAGCGGGTGTGCGGCGCCCTTTCAAGGCGTTTTGGCGGCGACTGGCTGATACTCGCAAAGCTGCACCCCAATGTAGCGGACAAGGCCGGGGAGCTGAGCCTTGACCCCCGGTATGTGGTGAACGCCTCGGCCTATCCTGATATCCAGGAGCTGTACCTGGCCTGTGACGCTCTTATCACCGACTACTCCTCGGTGATGTTCGACTATATGAACACCGGCCGGCCCTGCTTTCTTTACGTGAACGATCTGGCGGCCTATAAGGACGACCGCAATTTTTACTTTGATCTGGACACGCTCCCCTTTGCCCGGGCCGAAGATAACGATGGGCTTGAGGAGATAATATTGGGATTTGATGGGGGGGCTCAGCGGGAGCGGACGGAACGCTTCTCGAGGGAGCTGGGTATTAAAGAGGACGGCACCGCCGCAAAACAGGTGGCGGACTGGCTGGAAGGCTGA